Proteins encoded together in one Rubripirellula reticaptiva window:
- a CDS encoding GDP-mannose 4,6-dehydratase — protein sequence MKFALITGITGQDGSYLAELLLQKGYTVHGLVRRNSSTTRLRLDPLFHDKKIYGERLFLHYADLDDVTTIRRILNKTQPDKLYHLAGQSHVGASFDIPESTCQFTAMGTLKLLEIIRDLAKQPKFLHISSSEIFGRPDSGPQNEMTAMRPISPYGVAKTFATQMTRVYRDSFGLFAVNAICYNHESPRRGESFVTRKITRAAAAISLGLEDKLRMGSLDGRRDWGFAPDYVDAMWRMLNQDSPQDYVLATGITHSVEDFLAAAFESVGLNWQDHYQADPRYVRPAEVSNLVGDASRAATELGWKPTTQLAGIVKAMVEHDVHLLAKS from the coding sequence ATGAAGTTTGCGCTAATTACCGGCATCACCGGCCAAGACGGTTCCTATCTCGCTGAACTTCTGTTGCAGAAAGGCTATACCGTTCATGGGCTCGTCCGCCGCAACAGCTCGACGACGCGGCTTCGCCTGGACCCGCTTTTTCATGACAAAAAAATCTACGGCGAGCGGCTGTTTTTGCACTACGCCGACCTAGATGACGTAACCACGATTCGGCGAATCCTCAACAAAACGCAACCCGACAAACTTTATCATTTGGCGGGCCAAAGCCACGTCGGGGCTAGCTTTGACATCCCCGAATCAACGTGCCAGTTCACAGCGATGGGCACACTCAAACTGCTCGAGATCATCCGCGATCTTGCCAAGCAACCAAAGTTCTTGCACATCAGCAGCAGCGAGATATTCGGTCGTCCCGACTCCGGCCCCCAAAACGAGATGACGGCGATGCGACCAATCTCGCCCTACGGTGTAGCAAAGACGTTCGCGACGCAAATGACGCGTGTTTACCGTGATTCATTCGGCTTATTCGCCGTCAACGCGATTTGTTACAACCACGAATCGCCTCGCCGTGGCGAGTCATTTGTGACTCGAAAGATCACTCGCGCCGCCGCAGCGATCTCGCTCGGCTTGGAAGACAAACTGCGCATGGGCAGCCTCGACGGACGTCGTGACTGGGGATTCGCCCCCGACTATGTGGACGCGATGTGGCGTATGCTCAACCAAGACTCGCCCCAAGACTACGTGCTGGCAACGGGTATCACGCACAGCGTTGAGGACTTCTTAGCTGCAGCCTTCGAAAGCGTTGGACTGAATTGGCAAGATCACTATCAGGCCGACCCTCGGTACGTGCGCCCCGCCGAAGTCAGCAATCTTGTCGGCGACGCCAGTCGGGCCGCCACCGAACTCGGCTGGAAACCAACAACCCAGCTTGCTGGAATTGTAAAGGCGATGGTCGAACACGACGTTCACTTGCTTGCGAAATCGTAG
- a CDS encoding O-antigen ligase family protein, translated as MLLLAILPIAVALDFGGVLWWTQCVAGLVIAAAFAFSLPTITTWSSYHRPRHMLVMVPLVLWLGFSAFQTIRLSPSIVGLLSPASKVAYTDWISPILPAEQLPSSYPISIAPDDSNHAVALFSVMVLLAWTSLRVFNTRSRLIGLLSAVAITGALISVLGITSLTLPDLAIAKYFSEAGNANFASFVNRNNAALTLNLGLAASLGLLGWRLSALTGQEIDGDEFEIGELFALASDRDSAVGVVCAVLCLAGLLVCGSRGGLGAAVIATTVSFGWMRRRKGLSTIPVAMAVIGIATAILLIPLKLNLESIKRLELLSTNSKTLATDGRLQHWPEGWEAAISHLPTGSGLSTYAYAYLPYQTETPKNWFLHADNLWLELFVEQGIVGITMAFLLLAVLIWCLTTISLTHDALDHGVRITGWYCITAVVFSQFFDFGLIVPANLILFVMLMAAMVSRSSETEELFTLEEDLERPSTWSRIVNSEKLARLASIVSPVVALVALTLTATSIPRLLNDAAVSTAIRTTEMQLAAGQGDTAMLEGIRLQAQNTTEPMLVSQIKTLGQINHRLARLEEVEEQDPATVQQANEMYVATSPTYRRLLGHNASQYIDGLPPTVESSSPTGIASGYREAVNLYLQSLARLPLDPEIRGRLIALDFAMTPAFTPAKPAGDTDAETSVTRHLLTQLGQLHRGHPYQLRDVAALAAQSRMNDLAAEYWKRSLLNSPGWTSNVMQQLSKYKQVDLLAALPDTPAIMRIATSEILASQNASAYPLLETLQSKLQCDDCESTDEKSNCLALSARALLRVNRIDEAARYFAKAIAIKPTNANLRLDLVSALRELGKRSEALQEARKGRQIDPSDLRFDNVIKQMADLELNLEPSVKPISN; from the coding sequence GTGTTGCTATTGGCAATTTTGCCAATAGCGGTCGCATTGGATTTTGGCGGAGTGTTGTGGTGGACCCAATGCGTGGCTGGTCTCGTGATTGCCGCTGCATTCGCGTTTTCGTTGCCAACAATTACCACTTGGTCTTCGTATCACCGACCGCGGCACATGTTAGTGATGGTTCCGTTGGTGCTGTGGCTGGGATTCTCAGCGTTCCAAACTATTCGCTTGTCACCGTCAATCGTCGGCTTGCTTAGCCCTGCCTCAAAAGTGGCCTACACGGATTGGATAAGTCCGATCCTGCCAGCCGAGCAATTACCGTCGTCTTATCCGATCTCAATCGCCCCCGACGATTCCAACCATGCCGTCGCACTGTTTAGCGTCATGGTGCTTCTCGCTTGGACATCGCTACGCGTCTTCAATACGCGTTCGCGGTTGATTGGACTCCTGAGCGCCGTCGCGATAACCGGAGCCTTGATTTCAGTCCTCGGAATCACATCGCTGACGCTTCCCGATCTGGCCATCGCCAAGTACTTCAGCGAAGCGGGGAACGCTAACTTTGCCAGCTTCGTCAACCGCAACAACGCTGCCTTAACGCTAAACCTTGGTCTCGCCGCTAGCCTCGGCCTATTGGGATGGCGACTGTCCGCGCTTACCGGCCAAGAAATCGACGGCGATGAATTCGAGATCGGCGAATTGTTCGCATTGGCAAGCGATCGCGATTCAGCCGTCGGTGTCGTTTGTGCGGTGCTGTGTTTGGCCGGACTTTTGGTTTGCGGTTCCCGTGGTGGATTGGGAGCGGCGGTTATTGCAACGACGGTCTCGTTTGGATGGATGCGACGCCGCAAAGGCCTATCAACCATCCCTGTAGCCATGGCAGTCATCGGCATCGCAACGGCCATTTTGCTGATTCCATTGAAGCTGAACCTCGAGTCCATCAAACGCTTGGAACTATTGTCGACGAACTCGAAAACGCTAGCCACGGACGGTCGCCTACAACACTGGCCTGAAGGCTGGGAAGCGGCAATTTCCCATCTACCTACTGGATCTGGCCTATCCACGTACGCCTACGCTTACCTGCCCTACCAAACCGAGACGCCAAAAAACTGGTTTCTGCACGCTGACAACTTGTGGCTAGAACTGTTCGTGGAACAGGGAATTGTTGGCATCACGATGGCGTTTTTGCTGTTGGCAGTCTTAATTTGGTGCCTAACAACCATCTCATTAACACATGATGCACTTGACCACGGCGTTCGTATAACCGGCTGGTATTGCATAACTGCGGTCGTGTTTTCACAGTTTTTTGATTTTGGTTTGATCGTTCCAGCCAACCTGATTCTTTTTGTAATGCTGATGGCCGCAATGGTTTCGCGTTCCAGCGAAACCGAAGAACTCTTCACGCTCGAAGAAGATCTCGAACGACCGTCCACTTGGTCCAGAATCGTGAACAGTGAAAAACTGGCTCGACTCGCATCCATCGTTTCGCCAGTCGTTGCATTAGTCGCGCTGACACTCACTGCGACATCTATTCCCCGACTTCTAAACGACGCAGCGGTTTCAACAGCGATCCGAACGACGGAAATGCAGTTGGCAGCCGGACAAGGGGACACTGCAATGCTCGAAGGAATTCGTTTGCAGGCCCAAAATACGACCGAGCCAATGCTCGTCTCGCAAATCAAGACGCTCGGACAGATCAATCATCGTCTAGCAAGACTCGAAGAAGTCGAGGAGCAAGATCCCGCTACTGTTCAACAGGCGAATGAGATGTACGTAGCGACTTCGCCAACGTACCGTCGCCTGCTAGGTCACAATGCGTCGCAATACATCGACGGACTTCCACCGACGGTCGAATCCTCCTCCCCCACAGGTATCGCTTCGGGATATCGCGAAGCAGTCAACCTGTACCTTCAATCTCTCGCTCGTTTGCCGCTTGATCCGGAAATCCGAGGGCGACTGATTGCCTTAGACTTCGCAATGACACCAGCTTTCACGCCCGCGAAACCGGCCGGTGACACAGACGCTGAAACATCCGTCACCCGCCACCTGTTGACACAACTCGGTCAATTGCATCGTGGGCATCCGTATCAACTTCGCGACGTCGCCGCACTGGCCGCCCAAAGTCGCATGAACGATCTAGCGGCTGAGTATTGGAAGCGTTCACTATTGAACTCACCAGGCTGGACATCCAATGTGATGCAGCAACTATCCAAGTACAAACAAGTAGACCTTCTAGCCGCTCTGCCCGACACACCTGCGATTATGCGTATCGCCACAAGCGAAATCCTGGCCAGTCAAAACGCATCTGCTTACCCTTTGCTTGAAACACTCCAGAGCAAGCTGCAGTGCGACGACTGTGAGAGCACCGACGAAAAGTCCAACTGCCTTGCACTCTCCGCCCGCGCGCTGTTGCGAGTCAATAGAATCGACGAAGCCGCTCGGTACTTCGCCAAGGCGATCGCCATCAAACCGACCAACGCCAATCTTCGACTCGACCTAGTCTCAGCACTTCGCGAATTGGGAAAACGGAGCGAAGCTCTTCAGGAAGCTCGCAAAGGCCGCCAAATCGATCCCAGTGACCTGCGTTTCGATAACGTCATCAAACAAATGGCTGATCTGGAGCTCAACTTGGAACCAAGCGTTAAACCGATCAGCAACTAA
- a CDS encoding glycosyltransferase family A protein — translation MLANGISVVVCCFNSESVLPDTLQHLKLQTTSDDLEWEVVIVDNASTDTTTKIASEFASSFGNTDRLRIVAEPTPGLSNARKAGVFAAKYQYLIFCDDDNHLCPSYVESAYNFLKQNNDVNVVGGTGTAVSAIDLPHWFASFQSAYACGPQASEPGPIGNRYLYGAGMAIRTEYLRDAYASGFEHQLSDRSGQQLSSGGDGEIQEWLSILSPGERYFLPSLTFDHRISEARLSLTYLEQLYVGFGQMLPILQIYRRVKEGYRSAFYLWIRAWVSALAIYVLHLGASKSNDHRQLARKRHRETIRWLFTNRKNFFETVYHICSMHDRTAE, via the coding sequence TTGCTCGCTAACGGAATTTCGGTTGTCGTCTGTTGCTTCAACAGCGAATCCGTACTTCCGGATACCCTGCAGCATTTGAAGTTGCAAACGACATCGGACGATCTCGAGTGGGAAGTGGTGATCGTCGACAATGCATCGACAGATACAACGACCAAAATTGCAAGTGAGTTTGCGTCGAGTTTCGGCAACACCGATCGACTTCGTATCGTTGCGGAGCCAACACCTGGACTCAGCAATGCTCGTAAGGCGGGTGTCTTCGCAGCGAAATACCAATACTTAATATTTTGCGACGACGATAACCACTTGTGCCCTAGCTACGTTGAGTCCGCCTACAATTTCCTTAAGCAAAACAACGACGTGAATGTTGTCGGTGGGACAGGTACAGCAGTTTCGGCCATTGATCTACCTCATTGGTTTGCCAGTTTCCAGTCCGCCTACGCGTGCGGTCCACAGGCTTCGGAGCCAGGCCCTATAGGGAATCGATATCTGTACGGCGCGGGAATGGCGATTAGGACGGAATACCTTCGCGATGCGTACGCATCTGGTTTTGAACATCAACTGTCGGATCGTTCAGGCCAACAACTTAGTTCAGGCGGTGACGGAGAAATTCAAGAATGGCTGTCAATCCTATCTCCTGGCGAACGATACTTTCTTCCGTCCCTGACGTTTGATCATCGCATTTCAGAAGCGCGTCTTTCGCTTACTTATCTAGAGCAACTGTACGTTGGATTCGGCCAAATGTTGCCGATCCTACAAATCTATCGAAGAGTGAAAGAAGGCTATCGCAGCGCATTCTATCTTTGGATTCGAGCTTGGGTAAGCGCACTAGCTATCTATGTTCTACATTTGGGTGCATCAAAGTCAAACGACCATCGACAACTCGCGAGAAAACGTCACCGAGAGACAATTCGTTGGCTGTTCACGAATCGCAAGAATTTCTTTGAAACGGTCTATCACATTTGCTCCATGCACGACCGAACTGCAGAATAA
- a CDS encoding glycosyltransferase family 4 protein has translation MTSKPTIVFINRCYWPDSEATGQLLTDLCQDLTKRFDVHIVCGAPNSPTTMDFKRSGIEVRDGITIHRLTHTHFAKRVPAGRIINLVSFSRSASKYLKRTNLKPHAVICETDPFLLPVVASSYVRRNGAKLVCYLQDIYPDVAEAIGKVRSGWLTRQIRFRLKAAYDHADRVVVLGSCMQRRLTSPPWSIEQSKMRVIPNWSDCQSIQPISTESTQFRRVNKLTDKLVVMHSGNMGLTQRLDVLIDATEDRNWPAEAVLVLVGDGAAKQSLEEKAAAFGNDRVRFLPYQPRETLSDSLSAADVHLVSMHAEITGCLCPSKLYGILAAGRPVLAIADSNTDLCETVQQNQLGWTCPPRRSDSIAVAVSKAAMDPAYRESAGKRARQIAVERFDRPVVTKQFGDMLAQLLNQSETN, from the coding sequence GTGACGTCCAAGCCGACCATCGTCTTCATCAACCGCTGCTATTGGCCGGATTCCGAGGCCACTGGACAGCTGCTGACGGACCTTTGTCAGGATCTAACGAAACGTTTTGACGTCCATATCGTTTGCGGAGCCCCAAATTCACCGACCACCATGGACTTCAAGCGATCAGGGATCGAGGTCCGTGACGGAATTACAATCCACCGCCTCACTCACACTCACTTCGCCAAACGAGTTCCCGCTGGGCGGATCATAAACCTGGTTTCATTCTCGCGATCAGCATCGAAGTACCTTAAACGCACCAACCTAAAGCCGCATGCGGTAATCTGCGAAACCGACCCCTTCCTGCTGCCGGTCGTGGCGTCCAGCTATGTCCGGCGAAACGGTGCGAAACTAGTTTGCTATCTGCAAGACATTTATCCGGACGTCGCAGAAGCCATTGGCAAGGTTCGCTCCGGATGGCTAACTCGCCAAATCCGGTTTCGATTAAAAGCAGCCTACGACCATGCCGACCGCGTCGTGGTGCTTGGCTCCTGCATGCAGCGCCGACTAACTTCACCGCCCTGGTCGATTGAACAGTCCAAGATGAGGGTCATCCCGAACTGGTCCGACTGTCAGTCAATCCAACCAATTTCAACCGAGTCAACGCAGTTTCGTCGTGTCAACAAGTTGACGGATAAACTTGTCGTCATGCACAGCGGCAACATGGGACTAACTCAGCGTTTGGACGTGCTAATCGATGCAACAGAGGATCGAAACTGGCCCGCCGAAGCAGTGCTAGTGCTGGTCGGCGATGGCGCTGCGAAACAATCGCTTGAAGAAAAAGCAGCGGCATTCGGGAACGATCGAGTGCGTTTCTTGCCCTACCAACCGCGAGAAACCTTGAGCGACAGCCTGTCAGCGGCTGACGTTCACTTAGTCTCGATGCATGCAGAAATCACCGGCTGCCTCTGCCCTAGCAAACTGTATGGCATCTTGGCCGCCGGCCGGCCAGTCCTTGCGATCGCCGACTCAAACACCGACTTGTGTGAAACGGTCCAGCAGAACCAACTGGGCTGGACGTGCCCACCGCGAAGATCCGACTCCATTGCAGTGGCCGTTTCGAAGGCCGCGATGGACCCGGCCTACCGCGAATCAGCTGGAAAACGTGCCCGGCAAATAGCAGTCGAGCGTTTCGACCGACCTGTCGTGACAAAGCAGTTCGGCGATATGCTCGCCCAACTGCTAAACCAGTCCGAAACCAACTAG
- a CDS encoding class I SAM-dependent methyltransferase: protein MQSEIKPYAYTHSKNLHSYSSAELAYRIIIERIGVEPASVLDVGTGTAEWAKAAKSLGANHVWGVDGIETSDAIETLGKGCFEVVDLRLPFDLKQTFELCICLEVAEHLPDAASEVLIQSLTNHADTIAFSAAIPYQPGDHHINCQPPSYWQSKFNAMGFACFDCLRDYLVPEEEIHWWYRQNIFLCRRDPDLAGSEPRIIHRVTPECLDEVVRLYRDHRSTQQLAKSLAGSILRKLKRVSFIAR, encoded by the coding sequence ATGCAGTCTGAAATCAAACCATACGCCTACACCCATTCAAAGAATCTACATTCGTATTCATCAGCAGAGTTAGCGTATCGGATCATCATCGAAAGGATTGGCGTCGAACCGGCATCGGTGCTTGACGTTGGTACGGGGACGGCCGAGTGGGCGAAGGCGGCTAAATCGCTAGGCGCGAATCACGTCTGGGGTGTCGACGGAATCGAGACATCCGATGCGATTGAAACACTCGGGAAGGGATGTTTTGAGGTTGTTGATCTGCGTTTGCCATTTGACCTAAAGCAAACGTTTGAACTGTGCATCTGCTTAGAGGTTGCGGAACATCTGCCCGACGCTGCGTCGGAGGTGCTTATTCAAAGCTTGACCAATCATGCCGACACAATTGCCTTTTCTGCGGCGATTCCCTACCAACCAGGCGACCATCACATCAACTGCCAACCACCTAGCTACTGGCAATCGAAGTTCAATGCGATGGGATTTGCCTGTTTTGATTGCTTGCGAGACTACTTGGTTCCAGAAGAAGAAATCCATTGGTGGTATCGCCAGAACATTTTTTTATGTCGGCGGGACCCAGATTTAGCGGGCTCAGAACCACGAATCATTCATCGTGTCACGCCTGAGTGCCTCGACGAGGTTGTACGACTGTACCGCGACCACCGTTCGACGCAGCAGTTAGCCAAGAGCCTTGCTGGGTCGATCCTGCGAAAACTTAAACGAGTCTCTTTCATTGCTCGCTAA
- a CDS encoding class I SAM-dependent methyltransferase, whose protein sequence is MGGSEDIVHFPIITDWTDQTQIDPVYYHQDAWAFERILATKPSQHVDIGSHHKLVALLSKVVPTVMVDIRPLSVSLDSLKFVEGSIVELPFANQSQESVSSICVVEHIGLGRYGDPIDPAGSIKAANELVRVLAPGGRLFISVPVGKRDFLYFNAHRVFSEATVLRLFSELEMVQSRYIYGNDFVEGHRDEVGTGCYEFKRPDTSNRSSDIG, encoded by the coding sequence ATGGGGGGCAGTGAAGATATTGTTCACTTCCCGATTATCACGGACTGGACCGACCAAACTCAGATTGATCCCGTTTACTATCATCAAGATGCCTGGGCCTTCGAGCGAATCTTGGCGACAAAACCATCGCAACACGTTGACATTGGCTCCCATCACAAGCTGGTCGCACTCCTTTCAAAAGTTGTACCAACGGTGATGGTCGACATCAGACCGCTATCGGTATCGCTTGACAGTCTCAAGTTTGTCGAAGGCTCCATTGTCGAACTCCCCTTTGCGAACCAAAGCCAGGAATCAGTCTCCAGCATTTGCGTTGTTGAACACATTGGACTTGGTCGATACGGTGACCCGATTGACCCAGCCGGATCGATAAAGGCGGCCAACGAATTGGTTCGAGTATTGGCACCGGGCGGACGACTATTCATCTCAGTACCAGTCGGTAAGCGGGACTTTTTATACTTTAACGCGCACCGTGTTTTCTCTGAGGCGACCGTGCTGCGGCTTTTTTCAGAACTGGAAATGGTTCAATCTCGTTACATCTATGGCAACGATTTCGTAGAAGGCCATCGCGATGAAGTTGGGACCGGTTGCTATGAATTCAAACGGCCAGACACTTCGAATCGATCATCGGATATCGGCTAA
- a CDS encoding FkbM family methyltransferase: MQKIHRILLSSSLTKPVVRWAGRKLKKIAGAADASSDLSNVLKLGKPVAVLDIGSHLGETIARFREFTQLPIFGFEPSPETFERLSRRFAGDSSISIHCIALSNQNGMAAFNLNANEQTNSLLENDIGNETLLSDYTRHLQATEVQTKRLDDWLDEYFPEGDILIKSDVQGAEGMLIEGGERAFASRVIGFYGEAQLGPMYKGQSTLWDLNKTLTTQFHFALSNIYPVYRDPKGRALQTDALWIHERFLGS; the protein is encoded by the coding sequence ATGCAAAAAATCCACCGCATACTCTTATCCAGTTCTCTTACGAAACCCGTGGTACGGTGGGCTGGAAGAAAGCTTAAAAAAATAGCCGGCGCTGCGGATGCATCATCCGACCTGAGTAACGTTCTTAAACTCGGCAAGCCGGTTGCGGTCCTGGACATTGGCAGCCATTTAGGCGAAACGATTGCCCGATTCCGCGAATTCACCCAGTTACCGATTTTTGGTTTTGAGCCATCACCTGAAACGTTCGAAAGGCTATCCCGTCGTTTCGCTGGCGATTCAAGCATCTCCATTCACTGCATTGCTTTGTCAAACCAAAATGGAATGGCGGCTTTCAACCTGAACGCCAATGAGCAAACCAATTCATTACTTGAAAACGACATTGGAAACGAGACACTGCTGTCGGACTACACGCGACATCTTCAGGCAACCGAGGTGCAAACTAAACGCCTCGATGATTGGCTAGACGAGTATTTTCCCGAGGGCGACATCTTAATCAAAAGCGATGTTCAGGGCGCTGAGGGTATGCTGATTGAAGGTGGCGAACGAGCATTCGCTAGTCGAGTGATTGGGTTCTATGGCGAAGCCCAACTGGGGCCAATGTACAAAGGACAAAGCACACTCTGGGACTTGAACAAGACGCTAACGACACAATTCCATTTTGCCTTGTCAAATATTTACCCAGTCTATCGTGATCCCAAAGGCAGAGCATTGCAGACAGACGCCTTATGGATACACGAACGGTTCTTAGGATCGTGA
- a CDS encoding alpha-1,2-fucosyltransferase codes for MLVSVDRSNQRLAFSAQEIETAIGASGCRMLILLGLYFDADCKSRSTKDECRQQLAPQQSLAKTIDATISQVRGEGVGDAECEVIGVHVRQGDYRWWLDGRFYFPPTVYATAMRQIQQARSNKAVKFLICSDETLASDIFEGMDVHFSGGSPTEDLFCLSRCNLIISTFSSFAYFASFYGDRPILDLSSLSFDQNQCMSMVPLNSKAWPRLGLPEAFNEDEASQSNAV; via the coding sequence ATGCTTGTAAGCGTCGACCGTTCGAATCAGCGTCTCGCGTTCAGCGCTCAAGAAATTGAAACTGCCATCGGAGCGTCGGGTTGCCGGATGTTGATTCTGTTGGGGCTGTATTTTGATGCCGACTGCAAGAGCCGATCAACGAAAGACGAATGCCGACAACAATTGGCCCCACAACAGAGCCTGGCAAAGACCATCGACGCAACGATTTCGCAAGTTCGGGGTGAAGGCGTTGGTGATGCCGAGTGTGAAGTAATCGGGGTCCACGTTCGGCAGGGAGACTACCGCTGGTGGCTAGACGGGAGGTTCTACTTTCCGCCAACGGTCTACGCGACTGCCATGCGTCAGATCCAGCAAGCCCGAAGCAATAAAGCCGTGAAGTTCCTAATTTGCTCTGATGAGACACTTGCCTCCGATATCTTCGAGGGCATGGACGTTCATTTTTCAGGTGGATCACCCACTGAAGATCTATTCTGTCTCAGTCGGTGCAACCTGATCATTTCAACTTTCTCCAGCTTTGCCTACTTTGCATCGTTCTATGGAGACCGACCGATACTCGATCTTTCCAGCTTATCATTTGATCAAAACCAATGCATGTCGATGGTGCCATTAAATTCCAAGGCCTGGCCGAGACTTGGGCTTCCCGAAGCGTTTAACGAAGATGAGGCAAGTCAAAGCAATGCAGTCTGA
- a CDS encoding flippase, with translation MLRKALKNSGWIFGCGVLSNITAFVASVMAARYLDVTEIGAIGYAASIVAMLRIFVSLGIDEVACREISQEPDSSPQVITSSMAIRLTAAAITIPAIVAFALFMTPQAIEGRAYILVIMSLGLFGVPFSSASIHYASHLRSAVPQRINATLAILYMAMVAIGVQQRLSTGYFVSLIAAQQALGGLIVYWIYRSNEITDARWSLVRKTAKSLLHDSWPQTLSGFGILIQAYSDQIMLGEMKGLDSVAQYSVALKMTTVMTFAPLAILASFLPSLSRRFKSDQNSFWIGFHQANRLASILCVAIVTIVYFIGAKLVLLTFGDQYSGAAVLLSVMSMRIFLTCLGIIRGSFLVNANILQYSMLTVLIGTVLNILLNLKFIPSHAEFGAVYASLISFLVTTVIVDLLFSKTRQAMLIAMRGWAFPFLNYENQVFRI, from the coding sequence ATGCTCCGCAAAGCCCTGAAGAATAGCGGGTGGATATTCGGATGCGGCGTGCTTTCAAATATCACAGCATTTGTTGCAAGTGTGATGGCAGCCAGGTATTTGGATGTCACGGAAATAGGTGCCATCGGCTACGCAGCTTCGATTGTTGCGATGCTGCGGATTTTTGTCAGCCTCGGTATCGATGAAGTCGCCTGCCGAGAGATCTCGCAAGAACCTGACTCGTCCCCACAGGTCATCACGTCATCAATGGCCATTCGATTGACTGCAGCGGCAATTACGATTCCGGCAATCGTGGCCTTTGCACTCTTTATGACACCGCAAGCGATTGAAGGCCGCGCGTACATCCTGGTGATTATGTCTCTCGGACTCTTCGGAGTACCGTTTTCTTCTGCTAGCATTCACTACGCGAGTCACCTTCGATCCGCAGTACCCCAGCGAATCAACGCGACGCTTGCCATCCTGTACATGGCAATGGTTGCGATTGGCGTACAGCAGCGACTTAGCACCGGATATTTCGTATCGCTTATCGCAGCCCAACAAGCTCTTGGTGGATTGATCGTCTATTGGATTTACAGATCAAACGAAATAACGGACGCAAGATGGTCGCTTGTCCGAAAAACAGCAAAGTCACTGCTACACGATTCTTGGCCACAGACACTTTCGGGATTCGGCATTCTGATTCAAGCCTACAGCGATCAGATTATGCTTGGCGAAATGAAGGGGCTCGATTCGGTTGCCCAATACAGCGTCGCGCTCAAGATGACCACCGTCATGACGTTCGCGCCCTTGGCGATCCTAGCAAGCTTCTTGCCAAGTCTCTCGCGTCGCTTCAAGTCAGATCAAAACAGTTTTTGGATAGGATTTCATCAGGCCAATCGGCTGGCTTCGATACTTTGTGTCGCAATTGTAACGATCGTCTATTTCATTGGTGCAAAGCTCGTGTTGCTTACCTTTGGCGACCAATACTCAGGTGCCGCGGTACTGCTGTCCGTCATGTCGATGCGAATCTTCCTAACGTGCCTTGGGATCATACGTGGATCCTTCCTGGTAAACGCCAACATCCTTCAATACTCGATGCTGACGGTTTTGATTGGCACAGTCCTCAACATTCTTCTAAACCTAAAGTTCATACCGAGTCACGCCGAATTTGGTGCCGTCTACGCTTCGCTGATTTCGTTCCTCGTAACGACAGTTATTGTTGATCTACTATTTTCCAAAACTCGTCAGGCGATGTTAATTGCCATGCGAGGGTGGGCATTCCCATTCCTCAACTATGAAAACCAAGTTTTTCGGATCTAG